A stretch of the Capsicum annuum cultivar UCD-10X-F1 chromosome 10, UCD10Xv1.1, whole genome shotgun sequence genome encodes the following:
- the LOC107863938 gene encoding non-specific phospholipase C1, producing the protein MVFPWSRLGVLFLLYLLLSPCCLSNSFPFPFSKRKHHKINGPIKTLVVLVMENRSFDHILGWLHKSRPDITGLNGSEFNRVNASDHSSSKIFVSDDAVFVDSDPGHSIQAIREQIFGSNDSSANPAPMNGFVQQAINMGVPGMEQTVMSGFKPELLPVYTELANEFGVFDRWFASVPASTQPNRFYVHSATSYGASSNVRKDLIHGFPQKTIFDSLDENGLSFGIYYQNIPATLFFKSLRKLKHIFKFHSYALKFKLHARLGKLPNYVVIEQRYFDVKIDPANDDHPSHDVALGQKFVKEVYETLRASVQWKEMALLITYDEHGGFFDHVPTPVSGVPNPDGIVGPPPYYFRFDRLGVRVPTFLISPWIDKATVIHQPTGPTPSSQFEHSSVPATVKKLFNLKSSFLTKRDAWAGSFENYFRLRKTPRDDCPEKLPEVKTNLRPWGPREDVKLSEFQIEMIQLASQLNGDHVLKSYPDIGRNMNVGEANQYVEDAVNRFLEAGRAALRAGANESAIVAMRPALTSRASDEGFNNHLEAC; encoded by the exons ATGGTTTTCCCATGGAGCCGATTGGGAGTATTGTTTTTACTTTACCTGCTCTTATCCCCCTGTTGCCTTTCCAATTCCTTTCCCTTTCCTTTTTCAAAGAGGAAGCACCACAAAATCAATGGACCCATCAAAACTCTAGTCGTTTTGGTGATGGAAAACCGATCATTTGATCACATATTAGGTTGGCTTCACAAGAGCCGGCCTGACATAACTGGGTTGAATGGGTCCGAGTTTAACAGGGTGAATGCTTCGGATCATTCTTCCTCAAAAATCTTCGTGTCTGATGATGCTGTCTTCGTTGACTCTGACCCAGGCCATTCCATTCAAGCTATTCGGGAGCAGATATTCGGGTCGAATGATTCTTCTGCAAACCCAGCTCCGATGAATGGGTTCGTACAGCAGGCTATTAATATGGGCGTTCCTGGTATGGAGCAGACCGTGATGAGCGGATTTAAACCGGAATTACTACCGGTTTACACCGAACTAGCGAACGAGTTTGGGGTTTTTGACCGGTGGTTCGCTTCAGTTCCGGCTTCAACTCAGCCGAATCGCTTTTATGTTCACTCGGCAACTTCATACGGAGCTTCAAGTAATGTCCGCAAAGACTTGATCCATGGCTTCCCTCAAAAGACTATCTTCGATTCGTTGGACGAAAATGGCCTCTCATTTGGAATTTATTACCAAAATATCCCAGCTACCTTATTTTTCAAGTCACTCAGAAAACTCAAACATATTTTTAAGTTCCATAGTTATGCATTAAAGTTCAAACTCCATGCTCGACTTGGGAAACTACCAAATTACGTTGTTATTGAGCAGAGATACTTTGATGTTAAAATTGACCCAGCAAATGATGACCATCCATCACACGATGTAGCACTTGGACAGAAATTTGTCAAGGAGGTGTATGAGACATTGAGGGCAAGTGTACAGTGGAAAGAAATGGCACTGTTGATTACGTATGACGAACATGGTGGCTTCTTTGATCATGTACCAACTCCCGTTTCTGGAGTGCCTAATCCTGATGGCATTGTCGGCCCTCCACCATATTACTTTAGATTCGACCGGTTGGGGGTGCGTGTCCCCACTTTCTTGATTTCACCATGGATTGACAAGGCCACTG TGATCCATCAGCCAACGGGTCCAACCCCATCTTCACAATTTGAGCATTCTTCGGTACCAGCGACTGtgaaaaaactttttaatctGAAATCAAGTTTCTTAACCAAGCGAGACGCATGGGCTGGGAGCTTTGAGAACTATTTCCGCTTGCGTAAGACTCCTCGTGATGATTGTCCAG AGAAACTTCCCGAGGTGAAGACCAATCTAAGACCATGGGGACCAAGAGAAGATGTAAAGCTCTCTGAATTTCAAATAGAAATGATCCAGCTTGCTTCACAGCTTAATGGTGATCATGTTCTCAAAAGCTACCCTGATATTGGACGGAACATGAATGTTGGTGAAGCTAATCAATACGTAGAGGATGCAGTCAATAGGTTCTTGGAAGCTGGTAGGGCTGCTCTGAGAGCTGGAGCAAATGAGTCTGCTATTGTTGCAATGAGACCTGCTCTCACTAGCCGAGCATCAGATGAAGGATTCAACAACCACTTAGAAGCCTGCTAA